From one Pseudomonas sp. B21-048 genomic stretch:
- a CDS encoding carbonic anhydrase — MSDKDKQPLAASASAQPEAETADAALQHIVDGFLHFHHEIFPQQEELFKKLATAQRPRAMFIACADSRIVPELITQSAPGDLFVTRNVGNVVPPYGQMNGGVSTAIEYAVLALGVQHIIICGHSDCGAMRAVLNPQSLEKMPTVKAWLRHAEVAKTMVHDNCHCADENESMHILTEENVIAQLQHLRTHPSVASRMANGQLFIHGWVYNIETSEIKAYDADQGCFLPLDGSHPIPVATPKARF; from the coding sequence ATGAGTGACAAGGATAAACAGCCGTTGGCTGCGTCGGCTTCAGCCCAACCCGAGGCGGAAACCGCCGATGCAGCGCTGCAGCATATCGTTGACGGCTTTTTGCACTTTCATCACGAGATCTTTCCACAGCAGGAAGAACTCTTCAAAAAACTCGCCACGGCCCAGCGGCCTCGAGCGATGTTCATCGCGTGTGCCGATTCACGCATCGTTCCCGAACTGATTACTCAAAGCGCCCCCGGCGACTTGTTCGTGACCCGCAACGTCGGCAACGTCGTGCCGCCCTATGGGCAAATGAACGGCGGTGTTTCCACGGCCATCGAATACGCGGTGCTGGCTCTCGGCGTGCAGCACATCATTATCTGCGGGCACTCTGACTGTGGCGCCATGCGCGCAGTGCTCAACCCGCAGAGCCTGGAAAAAATGCCGACGGTAAAGGCCTGGCTGCGTCATGCGGAAGTGGCGAAAACCATGGTCCATGACAACTGCCATTGCGCTGACGAAAACGAGAGCATGCACATTCTCACCGAAGAGAATGTGATCGCTCAGTTGCAACATTTGCGTACGCACCCGTCGGTGGCTTCGCGTATGGCCAACGGTCAGTTGTTTATTCATGGTTGGGTTTACAACATCGAAACCAGCGAAATCAAAGCTTACGACGCGGATCAGGGGTGTTTCCTGCCGCTCGACGGCAGCCATCCGATTCCGGTGGCGACGCCTAAAGCGCGCTTCTAA